The proteins below come from a single Triticum aestivum cultivar Chinese Spring chromosome 5D, IWGSC CS RefSeq v2.1, whole genome shotgun sequence genomic window:
- the LOC123122425 gene encoding protein ALTERED PHOSPHATE STARVATION RESPONSE 1, whose product MGNCAASRLAAGGGGGAGAGGDPVAVCRDRKRLIKAAADRRFALAAAHAGYAAALRAVADALDVFVARHTAPAPILITLPTPTASPPGSPKPAQALMPSAPSPTPSPPPPQPQRQTEAPPAGEEQDDCGTRTPEMGTPEMGRPYYYTPPATPPPPPPAASAVGGWDFFNPFYGTEEVAAAAAAISDEEMRAVREREGIPDLEEAEEEDDDEDENEGEKAAAAAAKNPKTEASLGVAKQEDAKEVGEVTTGNNGGGLEVSMVQPGRELLAALKEVEELLSRAAEAGKEVSGMLEAAARAPELKESPSKIIHAIAWHRSPSSVSSSSYMSELGASSNSLSWTEKSETNKSDIFDDYGGMKSGSHSQTLGRLYAWEKKLYEEVKAIDQIRQTYEKKCVQLRNQDAKGSELRCAEKTRTNVRDLYTRIWVSLRAAESISDRIQKLRDEELQPQLVELLHGFARTWKVMVESHEAQRQIMFEVNSFTCPAYGKFCNDAQRHATLRLEVELRNWRSCFVSYVSAQKAYIEALDGWLSKFILTDTIRYSRGISSIAPDRAGTPPLVVICHEWHTTLSRFPYKRVPFTMRNFNRSVRVLWLKQGEEQQQKRKVDGLAKELDKKATAYKRAENKVIETKLLEHRPEQDARQRMEQLSERKEALSALRRRVEAEKARHHHCMRDTHDVTLNGFKIGLASMFEALAEFSRDSVALYEDLLARSGPKEGPEKAASAAAIEQQPCPAAVEAT is encoded by the exons ATGGGGAACTGCGCCGCCTCCCGgctcgccgccggcggcggcggcggcgcgggcgcgggcggggaCCCCGTGGCGGTGTGCCGCGACCGGAAGCGCCTCATCAAGGCGGCGGCCGACCGGAGGTTCGCGCTGGCGGCGGCGCACGCCGGCTACGCGGCCGCCCTGCGCGCCGTCGCCGACGCGCTCGACGTCTTCGTCGCGCGCCACACCGCGCCGGCGCCGATACTCATCACGCTCCCCACCCCCACGGCCTCGCCCCCCGGGTCGCCCAAGCCGGCGCAGGCGCTGATGCCCTCGGCCCCCTCGCCCACGCCCtcgcccccgccgccgcagccgcagcgGCAGACGGAGGCGCCGCCGGCCGGGGAGGAGCAGGACGACTGCGGCACGCGCACGCCGGAAATGGGGACGCCGGAGATGGGCCGCCCGTACTACTACACGCCCCCAgcgacgccgcctccgccgccccccgCGGCGTCGGCGGTCGGCGGGTGGGACTTCTTCAACCCGTTCTACGGGACGGAGGAggtggcggccgccgccgccgccatcagcgACGAGGAGATGCGCGCCGTCAGGGAGCGGGAGGGGATCCCGGACCTGGAGGAGGCggaagaggaagacgacgacgaggacgagaacgaaggggagaaggcggcggcggcggcggctaaaaACCCTAAAACAGAGGCTTCCCTCGGAGTGGCCAAGCAGGAAGATGCGAAAGAGGTGGGCGAGGTGACGACGGGCAACAACGGCGGCGGGCTGGAGGTCAGCATGGTGCAGCCGGGGCGCGAGCTCCTGGCGGCGCTGAAGGAGGTGGAGGAGCTCCTGTCCCGCGCCGCGGAGGCCGGCAAGGAGGTCTCCGGCATGCTCGAGGCCGCCGCCCGTGCCCCCGAGCTCAAAG AGAGCCCGTCGAAGATAATTCATGCCATCGCGTGGCATCGGTCTCCGTCGTCTGTGTCATCTTCATCCTATATGAGCGAGCTGGGAGCAAGCTCGAACAGCTTGTCGTGGACAGAGAAGAGTGAGACTAATAAGAGCGATATTTTTGATGACTATGGTGGGATGAAGTCAGGAAGTCACTCACAGACGTTAGGGAGATTGTATGCTTGGGAGAAGAAGCTTTATGAAGAAGTTAAG GCCATAGATCAAATTCGACAAACATACGAGAAGAAATGTGTCCAGCTGAGGAACCAAGATGCCAAAGGTTCAGAGCTGCGCTGTGCTGAAAAGACTCGGACAAATGTGAGAGACTTGTACACAAGGATCTGGGTTTCTCTACGAGCAGCAGAATCGATATCCGATAGAATACAAAAATTACGGGACGAGGAACTGCAACCGCAGCTTGTTGAGCTGTTGCACGG CTTTGCGAGAACTTGGAAAGTAATGGTGGAATCTCATGAAGCACAGCGACAGATAATGTTTGAGGTGAATTCCTTCACCTGTCCTGCTTATGGGAAATTCTGCAACGATGCCCAGCGGCACGCCACTCTCAGGCTGGAGGTTGAACTGAGGAATTGGAGGTCCTGCTTTGTGAGCTATGTTAGTGCTCAGAAAGCATACATTGAAGCCCTTGACGGCTGGCTGTCCAAGTTCATCTTGACGGACACCATCCGTTACTCCCGAGGGATCTCTTCGATCGCGCCTGACAGGGCCGGCACGCCGCCCCTGGTCGTGATCTGCCACGAGTGGCACACCACGCTGTCGAGGTTCCCGTACAAGCGGGTGCCATTCACGATGCGCAACTTCAACCGGAGCGTGAGGGTGCTGTGGCTGAAGCAAGGGGAGGAGCAGCAGCAGAAGCGGAAGGTGGACGGGCTGGCCAAGGAGCTGGACAAGAAGGCGACGGCGTACAAGCGGGCGGAGAACAAGGTGATCGAGACGAAGCTGCTGGAGCACCGGCCGGAGCAGGACGCGAGGCAGCGGATGGAGCAGCTGTCGGAGCGCAAGGAAGCGCTGAGCGCGCTGCGGCGGCgggtggaggcggagaaggcgcGGCACCACCACTGCATGCGCGACACCCACGACGTCACCCTCAACGGCTTCAAGATCGGCCTCGCGAGCATGTTCGAGGCCCTTGCCGAGTTCTCCCGGGACTCCGTCGCGCTCTACGAGGACCTCCTGGCGCGCTCCGGACCCAAGGAGGGCCCCGAGAAGGCCGCCTCCGCGGCCGCCATCGAGCAGCAGCCGTGCCCGGCGGCGGTTGAGGCGACATGA